From Astatotilapia calliptera chromosome 19, fAstCal1.2, whole genome shotgun sequence, a single genomic window includes:
- the LOC113011861 gene encoding b(0,+)-type amino acid transporter 1-like produces the protein MTEEKPQKLKLKRELGMLGAVSLIVGTAVGSGIFMTPQTVISSIGSPGASLVIWASCGLLAILASFCYAELGTVIKESGGEYIYILRTSCPALAFMFIFSSVLFVRPAGIAGIGLSFAAYVVTPFYGDCPPPVLVVKCVAAAAIITLATVNCMKVRFAMSIQVFFTVVKVLALAGIIIGGVVMLIKGHTENFENSFENTNVGVNSIGIAFYQGLWSYDGWNNLNSVTEELKRPEVSGRAFRG, from the coding sequence ATGACGGAAGAAAAGCCGCAGAAGCTCAAACTAAAGCGGGAGCTGGGGATGCTGGGAGCCGTGTCCCTCATCGTGGGGACGGCGGTCGGATCTGGGATCTTCATGACCCCACAGACGGTGATCAGCTCCATCGGGAGCCCCGGTGCCAGCCTGGTTATATGGGCGTCTTGCGGCCTGCTGGCGATTCTGGCGTCTTTCTGCTACGCCGAGCTCGGCACAGTTATAAAAGAATCAGGGGGCGAGTACATCTACATTCTGAGGACTTCATGTCCAGCGCTTGCCTTCATGTTCATCTTTAGCTCTGTGCTCTTTGTGAGACCTGCAGGCATTGCTGGCATAGGACTGAGTTTTGCTGCCTATGTTGTGACTCCTTTCTACGGAGACTGCCCCCCTCCGGTGCTGGTGGTGAAGTGCGTGGCCGCAGCGGCAATTATCACGCTCGCCACCGTGAACTGCATGAAAGTTCGCTTTGCAATGTCAATCCAAGTTTTCTTTACTGTAGTCAAAGTCTTGGCTCTGGCAGGGATTATCATAGGAGGTGTGGTGATGCTTATCAAAGGCCACACTGAGAATTTTGAAAACTCCTTTGAGAACACAAATGTTGGCGTCAATTCAATAGGAATTGCTTTCTACCAGGGGCTGTGGTCATACGACGGCTGGAACAATCTGAACTCAGTGACTGAAGAGTTAAAACGTCCCGAGGTAAGTGGGAGGGCCTTCAGAGGCTGA